The Armatimonadota bacterium genome contains the following window.
TACCGGTAGCCGTCATGGTGATCGACTCAGCGTCGCCCGTGCCGTACTCAAAGCTCCAGTTGGCCGTGGTCGCCGCCGGCTGTCCATTGAAGCCCTGGAATGTGTTTCTCTCCACGTAGTACAGCCACGCGCTGGTGCGCATCTCCTGCAGGTTCTCCTGCGCCTCTGCCAGGTACGCCTTCTTGCGCGTGCCGAGGTAGGCGGGCAGGGCCAGCGCCAGCAGGATCGCCAGAATGACGATCACCATGATCAGTTCGATCAGGGTGAAGCCTCGCTCGTCTTTGC
Protein-coding sequences here:
- a CDS encoding prepilin-type N-terminal cleavage/methylation domain-containing protein — encoded protein: MLDRLIRMRKDERGFTLIELIMVIVILAILLALALPAYLGTRKKAYLAEAQENLQEMRTSAWLYYVERNTFQGFNGQPAATTANWSFEYGTGDAESITMTATGKDGSPVADATVTLTLYNTGAATLTSSGF